TACAATGAGATAGAGAAGGTCACCACGTCCAGAAGCAAGTAATAATGTCTATCCCCATGCCAGCAACCCACGTTGCAATGGGCATGGCTTCCCTAAAGTTTTGTCACCAAGTCCTTCTATTATGATGTAGATGTAAAAGTGACCCCTCTAATCATaccaactttttttctttttcctttataaCGGAGGAACTTTACAACCAAGCCATTAAATGATCACCAGACTGCGCAACCCAAACTTCTGGAGGACCTAGCGTGATCACACCAGTCACGACCCCCCATTTACTACAAAGTACTTACTTTGTGAAAAATCGAACTCCAGACCTTGAGGAATATTTTCAAAGACTAGGCATCTGCCCGAACCATTGGGACAACCCTGAGTGTATTAATCATACCAACTTTATTCATAAAAGAGTAGTAGTGGAAATGTTGAATGCCCAAAAACATCTGACCTGCATGTCCTCAGCTGGCAAATAGATATATATTCTTCATAAGCTAGCCATGTGGTTGTGTGGCCTATGAAAATTGATGTCTCCCCTTTGTGTTTCTTGTCCACCTCCTTTTGGATAGAATAAAGTCTCCTATATAACTATGAGGTTGATATAGTACTTCTTAAAGTAGTTTGTCTAAAAGAAGAATTTGAACTGTGCATTGAGGATTTGTTTTAAAGCTTTTGGAAGCTAATTGAAGAAGTTCTCTTTACCATTCAAACCTGGCCGTAGTGTGAAAAAAAGTGCTCCTAGTCATTGTTATTGACTAGTAGGTATTTGGAATTCTTTGTTGACACCTACAAATTATCATGAAAAGCTTCAGCattatttcacctttttgtgtTGGCGAAGGAATGAAGATTCCCTCATGTGATCTTCTCATCCAAGGAGATCAAAATGGAACTTGCATAATCTTATTTTAACGATCGAAgcttttcattttgtaaagtatGTCTTCGTGTGAAGATTATCTAACCAAACAATTCGATCAATAAATCTGGTATGCATAATTAATTATTTGGTCGAAAATCATAACCGTCTTAAAGAAAATGACTAGTCAAAAGTAAAATGGAACCTTCAAAATATGACCGCCCACTTCTATCAAGGGgtgtttttactaacaaaaatcacaaaaaatttaaaatattttatcatttcgtttttaataacaaaaagtttcagcattttaccatctcgtttccactaataaaaaagttgttaacaaaaattttttttgctacaatAACTCTGCTCACAAAcctatcaacaacttattcactaccgaaaacacctaatAACTTCTCAACCATAaataaaatctacaaatttttcactaccggaaacaccatCCAAGAATAATGCTATCTATCAAGATAGCTTTCATTAATGCCTGAGTAATTTGATATTTGGcatgaatgattttttttttttttgaaaacagcaTGAATGATTCATACGTGAAgattttaaacttaatttaaatggctcggatcatctcaCCGTGATGGTGGATTTCATTCTCCTCACATGATAGTCACATGCCGGTACTGTCCCCTTCATATTCTATACTTAGCCATTATAAGAAGATAATCTTAGTGAAAAAGAAGTCCATAAAAGCGTGAAGAGTTAGTTGCTGGATAAAAAGGtgatcattttttaattaacttCAAGGTTATATCCCTtcgggtattttttttttttttttggtttttggttgtaGGTTTCAGGATTGTTTAGGGTGTGCGGTTGGCTTCCTGCCtttctttggttttggttttcggGTGGCGTTTTTGTCAGTGTACTCGaaatccgtttaatctttgttatcttcttcaaagattaatgttttttttttgcctagcagggaaaaaaaaacagaagagcTGATAATATCTTTTTTTAAGTTAACCACCCTAACTAACCACCCTAAAGAAGACAATGATAGTCTTGATTTATGTTTTGTcgaaaagcattttttttttttttgggggggttgTTATAAAGTCGTCCAAAATTTAATAATTATTTACCTGCTCTAGGTAAACGATAAAGAGGAAAAGTACAAAACCTCTCATATAATTACAAAGGGACCTGGGGAACGTCCCAAATAATTCATTTTGTTTCGTCCGTCGAGTTTGTCATCATGTAAAAAAATCACAATGATCCTCCATAAGTAGCGACACGATGGAACGAAACAatgttttcattaaaaaaaaatagtaatcggtggaatattttcaaaataaacttCAAGACAAATGTGTTTCAATCACGTGGTTTTAGATATTCGATCAATATATGTCACGTACACGAAAACTCGACAAGACGAACAAAATGAAGAGATCAAATCACTCTTTTGAGGCCAGAATGACGCGCTTATTAAGAGCGTAACATACATGTATTGCCCGTGTATATATCCAAGATTGGAACTAATCACTTACCAGAAAAGACTAGATTTGAACTAGTTAATAAATTTAAGTGTTATTACTTTGGTCAAATATTCAGGCGATCCTAGCTACTTTCTGGATTCCATTTCGATGCGAAAGGGAAAAAGTAAGTTTAATTTGCCACACCTTATTACTTgggaaaaaggaagaagggaaaaTACATAATTACCCCAAAGTCAACAATATTTTAGTAGTAGTGAGACATGATACATACTGTGTTTTACCTAAACCTTGAAATGCATGCTGCATGGCTTAGGTGATCAACTAACCTTGTCACTGGTCTAGTACTCTCACCTGATCTTCAACTTAAAAGTTAGAGAAATTCctatagaaataacaaaacTAATGGATTTGTTTGTTTAATCGGGTATGAGCATCGCGCTAATTCGACTCTACATCTAAAGTGACCACATATTCGGAGAAATGATCCTATAACGTGTTTGGGAGACACAATACCATGAGGTGTGTGATATTATAAGTCCAATAAGGTAATATATACATTTTATGAGAGGAAAGTAATTTTTGCACTTTACTCCTTTATACATGCATGCATACTCAAATTTGTTTTCTAATTCGCTTGAAAAAGTATATATTGTGTGTGATTTTGAGGGATTAATAGTCCAATGGGATTAATAGACCCACTAAATTTGGCTAAACCAGACAAAGGATTAGGGGACATAGGGGACTCACTGGATTAACAAACCAATCCCTGGTATGCATCAATTATCAAACGTGCCCCTGAAAGACAAACTCTAGAGTACATTTAAGAAAGTGAATTTtgcaaatcattttcctttatgAGACTATTATGAATAGAACCTAAAGAAAAAGGAATCCCCatatcctattttttttgataacttggtATATATCCGACAACTCGGTAGACTGACTAAAAGATTAATACCATCGTCTACTAACGGAGCCCCAACTAACTCCGGGGCAAAtaaactctttattttttataatccataataataataatccctGGATTTTGTCAATCTCTGGAAAACATTGAAGATTCTCTGGACCAAATTGGATTCAAATTTCGACAATCAAATTCTTAAAGAAGTTTGACAATATTAGAAAACATATATAATCACTTCTTGTTCATATTTCTCctactcttttctttctttttgaagtCTTCTAAAAAAATCTACGTACATGCAAACTTGAcgtacccattatcgagtttattatttataatatttttgccgttttagaaaagaaaaaaaactgcaaataaaaaaaaatttaaaaaaatgatgaaaatgtaGATAAAAAAAGGTGATGAGAATAACAAAAGTTACCCGGGACAAGAGGCAAATCAAGGACTGCATCTGATTCCTCCCGACAGAATCTCCAACAAATGCCAATGACTTCCCTCTAACCATGTCCAAGAACTGAAACGGGTTAAAGATCGGCAAATCACACCCGTCGGGCTTCCACCTCCATTTCATGAATTCGGAATCAGGTCTCCCGTACTTCATGCAATTTTGATGCTCGTGGATCGCCCAGCACGTCGTGTTTGTGTAGTAGGGCGCGTGCGGATTCGGAACCCATTCCCCGGTGAATATGtcacatttttcatttgttggTATTTTTATTGAATCCTCCTGATCAATTTGTGCATATGGAGTGGAAGGTGGTTGTGAGAAATTCTTCAGAGTGTACCCTAGTAGAGGGTAGCAGAGAGGGACCACTGTGAAGAGGACCATTGGCATGGCTACAAGGATGAGTATTGTTGGGATTTTTTGTAGTGTCTGGTTTTTTGCAATGGGAAGCTCCATGGCTTGGAGCttcattggagagagagagagagagagagagagagagagagatggcttgTCACGTATGTATGTGGAAGAGTTATGTGTCAGATAAAACAAGGGGGTGTTGCAATAAATGGAGTAAGGTGAATATCAGAATAAGGTACTGACTAAGgaaagaacaagaaatattcctttttttttccccccatgGAGTAGAATTACCTAATATGAACTTACACATTAAATCAACAATATGAAGTCTGGGTTTTGTTAAGTTCAATCTCTTATTggacgtgtttttttttttttctttttttccccttttaggCTTTCTCTATGATTCAAGTTTCCCATACATACATCTATAATGGTCTGTCTTGATGTACTCTTTAtcgagttcaataaaaaaaaaaaatgccgatcaaaagaaaaagaagggccAGCCCTGAATATTTTTGGGCCTTAGGCTTGATCGTCGTAATATGAGGTCTTATATGTATGTTTTACCTGCAGAAATGACACTACAATCTTTAAGTTTGGGGTGATGATCGATGTACTCtctcaaaacaaaacagaaaatagaTTGTGTCAAATAATGCAAAACAACGGAGGCACGAATTGCATTATGAAAGCCAACAGAGGACTATTTACATAGGAAACGAAGTGAATTGTTGGAAGTGATGAGACAGAGACATCTTTGTTTGCTTCTGACCGGTTCGATGCAACTAATCGGAAACGAGCAGGTGCAAATAAcggtaacaaaaaaaattctaatagcttctgttccaaaatatttgtctggCCCACAAAACTAGaacttaaaaattaaaactttttttttcaaggaaATAGTAAATTGCTAtaatctttttatgttttttatataaaaaatataaattctaagttatcgttttgcggaTCAAGGAATTCGATTATCCGTACCTAAAGTTATTATGGGCTAGGCTCTTTCAACCACGAAACTTGGGTACCATTGGGCCCAAACCCAAGTCCAAACTTTAGCCTTGTCTGCACTCAAAATTATAAGTCTTCCTCATCTTTCCATTATTAGAAGGATGAAGTGCTTTTGATCAACCAAATATATAGTTTTGATTTCCACATGACAGTAAACATATATTTCCAGTTGAACCCACTGATAAGTGTGAGTCCTATGTTGTATTTTTCAATCATTGGTTGGAATCCAGTCCTTTCGCTTAATAAATATTACTTTTgtcgaaaaaaaagaagaagagtcctacgtttgttttagttttgcgtACTTTCACCTAAGTGTTTATTTTAGTTTTGCGTACTTTCACCTAATTATAAAGGTACACTTATGTCGCTAGAAATCTAACCAATCAATTTATaaccacacacacaaatacacaaactCCTCTCACATGAGGAGTGAGACCCACACAAGCTGCATGCacactaggggtggcaaattgaattcagacccattaacaaacccagacccatcaactagaaaatagacccaacccaacccatttattagttggataagaatgggttcaaacccagctaacccattattagttgggttataATTGGGCAACAATtaggtcaacttaaatgacccaatgggcaatgaaagtaacccaccaaatttcatctcttaattggtctcttttccaaacccagacccatcaattggtctctttaccctctctctctctctctctctctccctcccgccccccaggagcatggccttctctctctcttttttattcaattgttttgtgctaaatcacacgcgtccaaaaatattttgaatggtccgaatgaaaaatcaattgtgaccggtaacaattattttgaccagtcaaaattgaaaacacatctcatccattaattgcgcgaatggacccgtgaaattgtgctccgccgtgaataaatttctctcatggtagtcccgcaaagggtttggattaaaaaattgacttatttttttgtccttattcaaattttttttgcatttttttttgttttgtgtcatatttttgtgacttattaatttgttttgatgagaggaatcggaaaagtaaaaaaatttgatcgaaacttataattttttgaataaagacaaaaaaaaatcaataagataaaaaaaattacgtattctcgtctttttgaaaaaatttatgagtttcaatcataatttttttttacttttctaatttttcgatcataatttttagtatatatgtaattgggttaatgagcgggtcgggtttgctttaaaataaatgggtcgggttgggtatgggtaattagactcatagttaatgggtctaaatgggtcaatgacctattaaagacccaacctactaacaacttacccaatttgacccaaacccgcccgtttgccacccatAATGCAcacagtgtgtgtgggcccccaCGTACTTCTCTTGTGAGAGGAgtgtgtgtggttgtagaagAGTTGAAAATATAACTACAAATTCGGTTCTCAAATAATAATCCAGACTTCACACCTTTATTTTAAGCATGAGCTTCATCTGCCAACTAGTCCTAATAATTAAGCATTTGTAAATGTCAGCACCGTCGGTTACACGGTCACTTTACTAGATTAGAGAAGCGAAAAAATGGCACCAATATGGATTAAAATTGAACCATCGGTTGCTTGTTCTGTTggaaacttctttttctttttttctttttttggagggggggggggtttcTACAGTTAgggtgtccgggccagcttatGTATCTCGATTATTTTTCCGATATCTGATCCAGTCAAAGGCAGGCCATCCACGCCGGAACTAGAAGATTCCCTCTTGTGGCCCAGCTCAAAAATGttgccaagtttcgaactcaACGTTTACGGGTAAGCAATGCAACAAATGTAGTGTGACTtgtacttatccaaaaaaaaaaacgtagtgTGACTTCGTAAGACCAAGGGTATATAATAATTTAGAGACCAAGTAATCCAGAAGATTGAGTGTTACTGTACATTATACGTTACTTTCCTAACTAAGATTACACTTTTCTTTACTTTCCCTAGCTAATTCAAAAGCTTGAGTGTAATTCATACACTCCCCTTTATACGCTTTCCCTCCCCCAATCAaaatcttgttagattacacaATCAATCCAAAACTATTTCATAGATAAGATTCTTGAGCTTAATATTAATATTTGAGTGAGATTACCCTAGACaataaggaagaaaaaaattgatcatcTAAAGGCTAAAAAGGCTATGCACACATTACATAAACATGGTTTATTGGCAGAATTAAGTCCGTCCTATCACACtatcttttgacaaaattgaaaaaaaaattgagttgcAGTATACAAAGCTACATAGCAGAAGAACACCAACATTTGATAATTGCCTCGACATTAGATTCAATAACCAATAACGTAACAAGACATTCACTTAATCGGGACAAAGACCAATGTCATAACGTGATAAGATTGATTCTAAATTATTCAAGTTCAAGAGTTTAATGAAACTTTGGTATAAATCTTGACAATGTCACTATATTGTAATCCAATAATCTCCCCATCATCCCATCTAACAAATCtaatcacaaaaagaaaaaaagaaaaaaaggggaaacCTATTGGGAATTCTAatcacttttctttctttttaaatttgttaCTATCATCCAAATCATCAAAACTTTTTTCCTCAAACTAATATGATGCCTTCTCCTCCCTCTTCAACATCTCTATCAAGAAATCATTCCAAGTATCGACCGGTCCAGGCAAGCACCAGTGCACACAGTCATTAGCCAAGGTGACATTTTGCTGCGGCCAATGCCCATATTTACTCGGGTGTCCATCTGGTCTCAACAACATTGCCTGTGTTACATCAAATAACCTAAATTTCAGCCCTCTCCTCCTCCCTAATCGCTCCGCGATTTTAACCTCCTCGACCTGGATTTTGTAATGCTCTAAGTTATACCCCTCCAAGAGCACCTCGGCCTTTTTAAACGGCGTTTTCCTCGCACAGTCCCCGCCCTTGTCCCAGTACCCGCCTTCAAAGTgcgatggtgcaaaagttctaAGAAACGTTATGCCCTTGAAGTTTTCCAAGCTGTTTATGGCCCTAAACGCGGTCCTAAACGCCCTCCGATAGCTAAAATATGATGTCAAGTGGGTGATATGGCTCTCGGGGCAGTAGAGGCAGCCCACTATACGGCCTTGTACGTAGAACATAGTCGGCCGGAAGAACCAATGTCCGGCCGAGATGATCACGTAATCGAAGTGCTGGATTTTGGTGGTCCATTTCTCGTCGAACTCGTCGAGGTAGAGGTTGAAGGGACGGGCATCGTCGCTTTGTGTGGTCTTTACCAGATAAGGCGACCAGAAGATTTCGACGGTGAAGTTGTGGTTTGGGTATTCGTAGCGTTTGAACTGCGATACGTATTTCACATCCGAGACATCCACAGCTTCTTCTACCTGGAAATGCAAGAAAATCATACTACCAGATAGGAAGTCAGAAAAAATACCCAAATCTAATTCAATTCATCATCAAGAACATGGTTGTCGAAAATGCACAATAGACGATACGATTCGCGATTCACCCAAGAACGATACAAAACAATAGATGGCAGAGGGTGATATTAACATGGCACTGTTATTCTAGAAAAGGTAGTTGGGACATACCCTGGACAAGAGGCATATCAAGGACTGCATGTGGTTTCTGGCCACAGAGTCTCCCACGAAGGCCAGAGACTTGCCCCTCACAAGCTGAAGAAACCTGTACGGGTCAAAAACAGGTAGCTCGCAACCCTCCGGTTTCCACTTCCATTTAAGGTACCGGGTATCCGGCCTTCCGAATTTCAAGCAATCTTGATGCTGTTGGATTTCCCTGCACGTCGCGTTGGTGTAGTACGGCGCCTCCGGGTTGGGCACCCATTCCCCTGTAAAGATGTcgcaattctctctctctgagtccGCCGCTCTTAGAGAATCAGAGTACTCAGCGTTGTTTGGTGGCGGCGGTGACCTCCCCACGTCTCTCCGCCGATGTGCGCGAGCTTCCTTCGCATCCTTTTCTGGAGGAAGGGTGGTCGCCGCCGCCTCGTCCCTTCCTGATTGGGTGGTCTCAACCAAATCAGGGTTGCTCAGGTCGGCCTTTGTTTCCGTCTTCCTGTTAATGGCGGTCTCTCCCATACTATTGTCCGAGTCGGTGGTCCCTACCCCCGCCTCGTCCCTACCTGTGTGGGTGGTGTCCTCCAAATCAGGGTTGCTCAGGACGGGCTTTGTTTCCGTCTTCCTGTTAATGGTGGTCTCTCCCATACTATTGCCCGAGTCGGTGGCCCCTACCCCCGTCTCGTCCCTCCCTGTGTGGGTGGTGTCCTCCAAATCAGGGTTGCTCAGGACGGGCTCTGTTTCCGTCTTCCTGTCAATGGTGGTCTCTCCCATACCACTGCTTGAGTCGGTGGTCTCTACCGAATCAGGGTCGCCTCGGGCATGATTTGTTTCCACGTCCCTATTCGAGGGTGTCCTAGTCGTGTCCTTGCCTGATTGGGTGGTCTCCGCGGAGTCAGGGTTGCTTAGGACGGGCTTCATCTCCACGTCCCTATTAAAGGCCTCGCCTGATTGGGTGGTCTCCGCCAAGTCGGAGTTCCTTGTAACGGGCTCCGTCTCCACGCCCCTATCATTGGCGACCGCAGTCACATCCTCGCCCGACTTGGTGGTGTCCACCAAGTCAGGATTGTTTAGGGCGGGCTTCATCTCCGTGTCCTCTATCACACCCTCGTCTGGCTGGGAGTTTCCCGCCAATTCAGGATTTCTTAAGATGGATTTTATCTCCTTGTCCCTATTAAAGGTGCTCCCACCCCCATTTGAGTTGCTGCTCAAGGTGGGTGGTTTCTCCACATCATTGCCGGGCGAATCTCGCTCGTTATCATTGGTGGTGGGGATTTTTTCGACATCCTTGTGGGTGCACAAGCCGTTTCTTTCCGGCAACGAGTCACCATCTAGACATAGAGGGAGTTGAGAAGAAATACGCGAGGACGATGACAAATCGGAAGAAGGATTCTTGTTCGGGTACCGGAAAAAAGGGTAATAGATAGGGATGATGGTGAGAAGAAATAGGGCTACGGCTACCAACGGAGCTACCTTTGGGGTCTTGCTTCTTCTGGTCTGGTTTTTCATAAGGGGAAGCTCAACAGCTTGGAGCTTCATCTGAAGAGACTTTTACAAgaagattgaagagagagagagagagagagagagagagagagagagagagagaaaaacgatGGAATTAAGCTAAGGCGTATGCAACATCAAGAAAGAGACCCTCACGTAATGCATGGACCAGGCGATTCTTGCGGTAGGTTCAAAGACAAAAAGGGGTGGCTATCAGTATCTTGTAAAAATCTCTATTTGTATGTATCTATATGTGGAAGAATTCCAAAATGGAGGCCTGCAATATTTTTTGTGATCACTAATCACTATAGTACCATATCCTTTCTCTGGCATTTTCCGAAGATCAGCAATCTTTGTgattaggcctgtcaatgggccgaaTCCGATCCAGATCCGACAGATTCAAATTCGATCCGGATTCAATAAGACccaaatccgatccggatccgataagactcgaatccgatagtggtaatccagATCCGAAAActtcggatccgatccgaaaactttttttacttcaaaaattttagcaaaaaaatatttaaaaaaaaataaaataaaaaaaaataaaaatacaacttcttaaacattttttttttcaaaataaaaaaatttgtactgttttttaaaaaaattaaaaaaaataaagttcggattcggattgataacggatttaatccgaatccgaatccgatccgtatttgaattaccgaattcggattatcggatttcGGATTGACATTATCTgatccggatccggatttttcgggtcggatccggatccgatccgataCATTGACAGGCCTATATGTGATCACTGTAACGGCATAGAATGTATAGGCTTCGGCATAATCTTCTCTCCCCTATATTTTCGCGACGCTGTCCTGCAAGGTCTAGAATTTGAGAGATTATTTAAATGATCTTGAGGCATCGCCATATGATGTCCTAATCTCTCTTGgcaccaaatatttttaatagcGCCTACTACTAGGTGTATGGACCTCACAAAAATATGTTACGGTGAAAAATGTTTGGGCACCATATATGTGACGGTGCCCTGAGAATACCTAATAAAATTTCCCTAATTACATAGTTTCTCCCTGCACAAATCAATTGACTCGAGTATTAGGATGTCCTATATCCAAACCGGGAGATGGTGATATGCACACCTGAACCATTTGATTTTGGCAATCAACGgtccagattaaaaaaaaactcccgGATTCGTCCTATCCACCATAATCGTCCCAATAAACTCCTTGTCAatcacttgtcaaaaaaaaactccttgTCAATCAAACTGATTGACAAGGTCCAACAAATTAGTAAGTATAGCGGTTGGAAATCTAAATGACTATCATTTGTGGGTCGGGTGACCTTGGTCAAAAATCTATATATGTTTCTACTCTTTGCTTATTTTCAATGTGCTTCTTTGATTAATTTGTTTACCTGTTTAATCTTACTCTGGCTTGCTGGGCATATCTGTTGAAGTTTTCAAAAAGGCAAATAGAAGTATATATTCAACCTATTAATCACCCCCTCTAGGTTGCTCTATCATGTTTCATTCATTTAACCTCTCTTATAAGAACACGGGGGCTTGCTATGCAGTATGGTGCATAGTAGGGGCTGTGCAGTACCATCTCAAATTCTTcctcgtatttttttttatttatattcgGACTGTCCAAGACACAGATAGATAGATGCGATGATGTATGACAGAGATGTTATGCACCCCTGCACAGTAGACACCCTCCCCCGTTCCTCTTAAAATCTGCATGTGAGAACAAAAAAGAGCGCGAAATATATCAATTTGGTCTCATTTCATTTTCACCAATTCATATGGCATTATTCATCATAGTAAGAATCGAACATTCATCGTTCTAGTAACATATCAATTTGGTCcttatcatttcattttcaCCAATTTATATTAATTGCATTATTCATTATAGTCCAAATTAATGAAACGTTTCCATCGTTTTAGTAagtgtcaatttggtccttaTCATTTAATTTTCACCAATTGGCATTATTTAATCGAGCGCTCATGATTAGACATCTTCGTCTTCAATGCCACAACAGGTAGGTCTtataagagaagagaaaataaaatcctTTAAATTAGACGGAGACACAAAGTGAATGAACTAAAAAACACGACCCTGATGTTTCCAAAAGCTCTAGGGATACATTTATGTTGTGAGAAATGTGGTTTTCAGACCATGTCGTGCCGCGCGCGTCACCAGCAACCGGGACAACATCTGCCGATACCATAGCAGATTTTGGAAAGGGACTTCAGTCTATTAACCATAGCAGTTGAGCTGCAACTTTTGGAAAGTGAAATTGGAATTATAAAGCCCATGCAATATTGATGAACCATCTTCAATATGGCGGATACCATGTGGTCGCGCATATCACCCGTGTGAGCCCCGCCTTtgttgtactatatatatatatactacataAGAAATTACACGTACTTTGCATGTTATCAGCCGTACGGTGGAGTTCACAATGAGTGGCAAAAATCGTGGGATTTCGGCCACACGATGaagaaagaatttaaactctttCCTAATGACCCATTTCTTTCTGACGTACTTCAATTCCCAGCATGCCCAAGGGTCTAGATAGCCTTGTATTTAACTATGTCTTGCGGCAAACAGAACTGGAGCATCTACATCCGTTGGATACATAATTAAATCTAATAATTAGATCAAACGGATTCATATATACctcaattttgaaaat
This DNA window, taken from Rhododendron vialii isolate Sample 1 chromosome 8a, ASM3025357v1, encodes the following:
- the LOC131336516 gene encoding protein trichome birefringence-like 20 → MKLQAVELPLMKNQTRRSKTPKVAPLVAVALFLLTIIPIYYPFFRYPNKNPSSDLSSSSRISSQLPLCLDGDSLPERNGLCTHKDVEKIPTTNDNERDSPGNDVEKPPTLSSNSNGGGSTFNRDKEIKSILRNPELAGNSQPDEGVIEDTEMKPALNNPDLVDTTKSGEDVTAVANDRGVETEPVTRNSDLAETTQSGEAFNRDVEMKPVLSNPDSAETTQSGKDTTRTPSNRDVETNHARGDPDSVETTDSSSGMGETTIDRKTETEPVLSNPDLEDTTHTGRDETGVGATDSGNSMGETTINRKTETKPVLSNPDLEDTTHTGRDEAGVGTTDSDNSMGETAINRKTETKADLSNPDLVETTQSGRDEAAATTLPPEKDAKEARAHRRRDVGRSPPPPNNAEYSDSLRAADSERENCDIFTGEWVPNPEAPYYTNATCREIQQHQDCLKFGRPDTRYLKWKWKPEGCELPVFDPYRFLQLVRGKSLAFVGDSVARNHMQSLICLLSRVEEAVDVSDVKYVSQFKRYEYPNHNFTVEIFWSPYLVKTTQSDDARPFNLYLDEFDEKWTTKIQHFDYVIISAGHWFFRPTMFYVQGRIVGCLYCPESHITHLTSYFSYRRAFRTAFRAINSLENFKGITFLRTFAPSHFEGGYWDKGGDCARKTPFKKAEVLLEGYNLEHYKIQVEEVKIAERLGRRRGLKFRLFDVTQAMLLRPDGHPSKYGHWPQQNVTLANDCVHWCLPGPVDTWNDFLIEMLKREEKASY